One window of Chionomys nivalis chromosome 10, mChiNiv1.1, whole genome shotgun sequence genomic DNA carries:
- the Arf6 gene encoding ADP-ribosylation factor 6, with the protein MGKVLSKIFGNKEMRILMLGLDAAGKTTILYKLKLGQSVTTIPTVGFNVETVTYKNVKFNVWDVGGQDKIRPLWRHYYTGTQGLIFVVDCADRDRIDEARQELHRIINDREMRDAIILIFANKQDLPDAMKPHEIQEKLGLTRIRDRNWYVQPSCATTGDGLYEGLTWLTSNYKS; encoded by the coding sequence ATGGGGAAGGTGCTATCCAAGATCTTCGGGAACAAGGAAATGCGGATCCTCATGCTGGGCCTGGACGCGGCCGGCAAGACCACGATCCTGTACAAGTTGAAGCTGGGCCAGTCGGTGACCACCATTCCCACGGTGGGCTTCAACGTGGAGACGGTGACTTACAAAAACGTCAAGTTCAACGTGTGGGACGTGGGCGGCCAGGACAAGATCCGGCCGCTCTGGCGGCATTACTACACCGGGACCCAGGGTCTGATCTTCGTGGTGGACTGCGCCGACCGCGACCGCATCGACGAGGCCCGCCAGGAGCTGCACCGCATTATCAATGACCGGGAGATGAGGGACGCCATAATCCTCATCTTCGCCAACAAGCAGGACCTGCCCGATGCCATGAAACCCCATGAGATCCAGGAGAAACTGGGCCTGACCCGGATTCGGGACAGGAACTGGTATGTGCAGCCCTCCTGTGCCACCACCGGGGACGGACTCTATGAGGGGCTCACATGGTTAACCTCTAACTACAAATCGTAA